A single window of Lutzomyia longipalpis isolate SR_M1_2022 chromosome 1, ASM2433408v1 DNA harbors:
- the LOC129796803 gene encoding probable tubulin polyglutamylase ttll-15, translating into MGPKEDRKSPSKQPPSNAPQASQEETRSSIFDLHTSVGQVTFIVVVAAIAVLIQALPRDFLSQLLKSDSHEVPVANKVPPVQPAVCRHPQEPSYIIYNPRSEREDHLQHVKAVLERLGFRRAQNESKDWDLMWAHDYPFFKLPELRQLKEHQRVNHFPGSGFLTNKVDLALTESKYIPKAFRLPEDATKFMEYAKAFPEKEFVQKNNKHRHIYLKTIPEIDVNDNETFIQEYMTNPFLVDGKKFDIGAYVVVTSIDPLRIYVYHGDYLLRFCPVEYYPFDRSNLDKYVVGDDYTPTWEIESLEKFHTRMGFSMKDCLDAYVRSLGKDPRTIWDQIHDSIREIVLRKESHLVSTLQRYKSRKNFFELMRFDFIVDENLRVFLLEANMSPNLSSAHFKPNKLLYEQVIYNALKLVGIGSVVRRESLKARNTDAEAMMSSMKNIAIDADVCASETCSNAVTETCNNELCQFCRWCLSKDDLEILHTAYREHTNRGDMLRIYPTGKHDVLDDSSLTPQNLFMSKWFSEKCQNDHSWC; encoded by the exons ATGGGACCAAAGGAGGACAGAAAATCACCATCAAAGCAACCACCGAGCAACGCCCCTCAGGCATCTCAGGAAGAGACAAGAAGTAGTATTTTTGATCTTCATACCTCTGTGGGACAAGTTACCTTTATTGTTGTCGTGGCAGCTATTGCAGTCCTCATACAGGCACTCCCACGAGACTTTCTCTCTCAATTGTTGAAGAGTGATTCTCACGAAGTTCCGGTTGCTAATAAAGTGCCACCTGTGCAACCAGCTGTGTGCAGACATCCGCAAGAGCCATCTTACATCATCTACAATCCTCGAAGTGAACGTGAAGATCATTTGCAGCATGTGAAGGCTGTGCTGGAACGCTTGGGATTCAGGAGGGCACAAAATGAGAGTAAAGATTGGGACTTGATGTGGGCACATGACTATCCCTTCTTCAAACTACCCGAATTGCGTCAATTAAAGGAACATCAGCGTGTAAATCATTTTCCTGGCTCTGGATTCCTCACAAATAAG gttGATCTCGCACTGACCGAATCAAAGTACATCCCAAAGGCATTCCGTCTACCAGAAGATGCAACCAAGTTCATGGAGTACGCCAAAGCATTCCCTGAGAAGGAATTCGTGCAGAAGAACAACAAACATCGCCATATCTACCTCAAAACAATCCCAGAAATTGATGTGAATGACAATGAGACCTTCATTCAGGAGTACATGACAAACCCATTTCTTGTTGATGGGAAGAAATTCGACATTGGTGCATATGTGGTGGTTACTTCAATAGATCCCTTAAGGATTTATGTCTACCACGGAGACTACCTTCTCCGGTTCTGTCCAGTGGAGTACTATCCCTTCGACAGGAGCAACTTGGATAAGTATGTCGTTGGGGATGATTATACGCCAACGTGGGAGATTGAATCACTTGAGAAATTTCACACAAGAATGGGATTTAGTATGAAGGATTGTCTCGATGCCTACGTGCGGAGTTTAGGGAAGGATCCCCGTACCATTTGGGATCAAATTCACGACTCAATCCGGGAGATTGTTTTAAGGAAGGAGAGTCATCTCGTGTCAACGCTGCAGCGCTATAAATCTCGCAAGAATTTCTTCGAACTCATgagatttgattttattgtcGATGAGAATCTTCGGGTTTTTCTCCTGGAAGCCAATATGAGTCCAAATCTCTCGTCTGCTCACTTCAAACCCAATAAACTACTCTATGAACAAGTCATCTACAATGCTCTTAAGCTCGTTGGGATTGGTTCTGTTGTCCGTAGGGAATCACTCAAAGCGag AAATACTGATGCCGAAGCTATGATGTCATCAATGAAGAACATTGCAATTGATGCTGATGTTTGCGCCAGTGAGACATGTAGCAATGCAGTCACAGAGACATGTAACAATGAACTGTGTCAATTTTGCCGATGGTGCCTCTCAAAGGATGACCTAGAAATCCTCCATACAGCCTACAGGGAGCATACAAATCGTGGAGATATGCTGAGAATCTATCCAACAGGTAAACATGATGTTCTGGATGATTCTTCTCTCACCCCACAGAATCTTTTCATGAGCAAATGGTTCTCCGAAAAGTGCCAAAATGACCACAGTTGgtgttaa
- the LOC129796866 gene encoding histidine protein methyltransferase 1 homolog, giving the protein MFKFNFNIKEDPEGVSKEEKVKEKEAAEESRASVLGFEKIIPFKHPSLGHKDYDNSFSIFTSHDMEIRILDRGVEEEELDKQEETHSDLIPGTYEGGFKIWECTQDLADFLQDNLKDELEGKNVLDLGCGAGILGMIALKLGAAKCHFHDYNKDVLENFTIPNIHLNTEGEEKISIDKCEFISGDWEAYTEATDDTFDVILTSETIYNPANNRKLINLFMKKLKKGGKILLAAKTYYFGVGGGLRQFEELLDGKLKSEVVWKNKDGVMREIIKIEH; this is encoded by the exons atgtttaaatttaattttaacattaaagAAGATCCCGAAGGAGTCAGCAAAGAAG AGAAAGTGAAAGAGAAGGAAGCTGCAGAAGAGTCAAGGGCATCAGTTTTGGGATTTGAGAAGATCATCCCATTTAAACATCCCTCTTTAGGGCATAAGGACTATGATAATtccttttccattttcacttCTCATGACATGGAAATTCGTATATTGGACAGGGGAGTGGAAGAGGAGGAATTAGATAAGCAGGAAGAGACACATTCAGATCTCATTCCGGGAACCTACGAAGGTGGATTTAAAATCTGGGAATGTACACAGGATCTAGCGGATTTTCTTCAAGACAACTTAAAGGATGAACTTGAGGGAAAGAATGTGCTGGATTTAGGATGTGGAGCTGGTATTTTAGGGATGATTGCCCTCAAACTCGGAGCAGCAAAATGTCATTTCCACGACTAT aatAAGGATGTTTTGGAGAATTTCACAATCCCCAACATTCATCTCAATACCGAAggggaagagaaaatttccattgataAATGTGAATTCATTTCCGGGGATTGGGAAGCTTACACCGAAGCTACAGATGATACGTTTGATGTAATCCTTACATCTGAGACAATTTACAATCCTGCCAATaataggaaattaattaatctcttCATGAAGAAGCTGAAGAAAGgagggaaaattcttctcgCTGCAAAGACATATTATTTTGGAGTTGGTGGTGGATTGAGGCAGTTTGAGGAGCTTCTCGATGGGAAATTGAAGAGTGaagttgtgtggaaaaataagGATGGTGTTATgagagaaataataaagattGAGCATTAA
- the LOC129796798 gene encoding acetylcholine receptor subunit alpha-like 2, with amino-acid sequence MMQRRLPHIFLLCVIYQLLNVANANPDAKRLYDDLLSTYNRLIRPVSNNNDTVLVKLGLRLSQLIDLNLKDQILTTNVWLEHEWQDYKFIWDPTEYGGVTELYVPSEHIWLPDIVLYNNADGEYVVTTMTKAILHYTGKVVWTPPAIFKSSCEIDVRYFPFDQQTCFMKFGSWTYDGFQIDLKHKDQKKDKGNKVEIGIELREFYPSVEWDILGVPAERHEEYYPCCSEPYPDIFFNITLRRKTLFYTVNLIIPCVGISYLSVLVFYLPADSGEKIALCISILLSQTMFFLLISEIIPSTSLALPLLGKYLLFTMLLVGLSVVITIIILNIHYRKPSTHKMAPWVRSFFIKRLPKLLLMRVPKDLLRDLAARKINYGKNLKKSKFGAALAAQAAMQCNSGGSSPDSIRHMQGRSGGCNGIHTTTATNRFSGIVEALGGGLSSLGGYNGLPSVMSGLDDSISDVENHKKYPFELEKAIHNVMFIQHHMQRQDEFNAEDQDWGFIAMVLDRLFLWIFTTASILGTFVILCEAPALYDTTEPIDKKYSIIAQKLFNLTIKD; translated from the exons ATGATGCAAAGGAGATTGccacatatttttcttttatgtgttATTTATCAACTTCTCAATGTGGCAAATGCAAATCCTGACGCCAAAAGACTGTACGATGACCTACTAAGCACCTACAATAGACTAATAAGACCTGTGAGCAACAATAATGACACAGTCCTCGTGAAATTAGGACTTCGACTTTCGCAACTCATTGATTTG aatcTAAAGGATCAAATCCTTACAACAAACGTGTGGTTGGAGCAC GAATGGCAAGATTACAAATTTATATGGGATCCAACGGAATATGGTGGTGTAACGGAATTATATGTACCATCAGAACATATTTGGCTTCCTGATATAGTTCTCTACAATAA TGCTGATGGAGAGTATGTTGTAACAACGATGACAAAAGCAATTCTTCACTATACAGGAAAAGTTGTATGGACACCTCCGGCTATTTTCAAATCCTCCTGCGAAATAGATGTTCGGTACTTTCCATTTGATCAGCAGACGTGCTTCATGAAGTTTGGTTCGTGGACCTACGATGGTTTtcag aTTGATTTGAAGCATAAAGATCAGAAGAAAGACAAAGGCAATAAGGTGGAAATTGGGATTGAATTGCGTGAATTTTATCCCAGTGTTGAATGGGATATTTTGGGAGTACCAGCTGAACGTCATGAGGAATACTATCCTTGCTGTTCAGAGCCCTATCCTg atattttcttcaacataACTCTCCGACGAAAGACTCTCTTCTACACCGTCAACCTGATAATCCCCTGCGTTGGAATATCCTACTTGAGCGTATTAGTCTTCTACCTACCAGCGGATTCTGGTGAAAAAATCGCACTCTGCATCAGTATTCTCCTGTCACAGACAATGTTCTTCCTTTTGATATCAGAAATCATCCCAAGTACCTCCTTAGCCTTACCCTTGCTGGGAAAATATCTCCTTTTTACCATGCTCCTTGTCGGTTTGAGCGTCGTTATAACAATCATAATCCTCAATATTCACTACCGTAAGCCCAGTACACACAAAATGGCCCCCTGGGTGCGGAGTTTCTTCATAAAGCGTCTTCCAAAGTTGCTCCTAATGCGTGTACCGAAAGATCTCCTACGA gaCTTGGCTGcacgtaaaataaattacgggaaaaatttgaaaaagtcaaaattcGGCGCTGCTCTTGCGGCTCAAGCCGCCATGCAGTGCAATTCCGGTGGCTCAAGCCCAGATTCCATTCGACACATGCAAGGTCGCTCCGGGGGATGCAATGGTATCCACACGACAACCGCTACCAACAG ATTTAGCGGAATAGTAGAGGCTCTAGGTGGGGGACTAAGTAGCCTCGGTGGCTACAATGGACTACCATCAGTAATGTCGGGCTTGGATGATTCAATAAGTGATgtggaaaatcacaaaaagtaCCCATTTGAATTGGAAAAGGCCATACACAATGTGATGTTCATCCAACACCATATGCAGCGTCAGGATGAATTTAATGCC GAAGATCAAGACTGGGGATTCATTGCAATGGTACTTGATCGTCTCTTCCTCTGGATCTTCACAACAGCTTCCATTCTCGGGACATTTGTGATTCTCTGCGAAGCTCCAGCTCTTTATGACACAACTGAGCCAATTGATAAGAAATACTCAATTATTGCACAGAAGCTCTTCAATCTCACCATTAAGGATTAA
- the LOC129796799 gene encoding acetylcholine receptor subunit alpha-like 1, producing MGSVLYTIVFVALQIATGLANPDSKRLYDDLLSNYNRLIRPVGNNSDRLTVKMGLRLSQLIDVNLKNQIMTTNVWVEQEWNDYKLKWNPDDYGGVDTLHVPSEHIWLPDIVLYNNADGNYEVTIMTKAILHHTGKVVWKPPAIYKSFCEIDVEYFPFDEQTCFMKFGSWTYDGYMVDLRHLQQAPDSDNIDIGIDLQDYYISVEWDIMKVPAVRNEKFYSCCEEPYPDIIFNITLRRKTLFYTVNLIIPCVGISFLSVLVFYLPSDSGEKISLCISILLSLTVFFLLLAEIIPPTSLTVPLLGKYLLFTMMLVTLSVVVTIAVLNVNFRSPVTHRMAPWVQRLFIQLLPKVLCIERPPKEDAPEENAPQDVLSEAFNIPPDIDKFIDYGSKRFSGDFGIPVLPPSRFDVAASGGMGPCFGEPPLPALPLPGGDDDLFSPASNDDLSPTCCPDLSPTFEKPIMREMEKAMEASRFVAQHVRNKDKFENVEEDWKYVAMVLDRLFLWIFTITCIVGTGLILFQAPSLYDTTQPIDILYSKIAKKKMELLKMGSDGV from the exons ATGGGGAGCGTGTTGTACACAATTGTGTTCGTAGCGTTACAAATTGCCACTGGATTGGCCAACCCTGATTCAAAGCGACTGTACGACGACCTATTGAGCAATTATAATCGTCTAATTCGGCCTGTTGGCAATAATTCTGATCGTTTAACTGTGAAAATGGGCTTGAGACTGTCCCAATTAATTGATGTT AActtgaaaaatcaaatcatGACAACAAATGTTTGGGTAGAACAG GAATGGAATgactataaattaaaatggaatCCGGATGACTATGGAGGTGTGGATACATTGCATGTTCCGTCTGAGCATATATGGCTGCCAGATATTGTGCTATATAACAA TGCTGATGGAAATTATGAAGTGACAATAATGACTAAAGCAATTTTGCATCATACGGGTAAAGTAGTTTGGAAGCCACCAGCTATTTACAAGTCCTTTTGCGAAATTGACGTAGAGTACTTCCCATTCGACGAGCAGACATGTTTCATGAAATTTGGCTCATGGACGTATGATGGCTACATG GTCGACTTGAGGCATCTGCAACAAGCTCCTGATTCCGACAATATCGACATTGGTATTGATCTACAAGATTATTATATATCCGTGGAATGGGACATAATGAAAGTACCAGCAgtacgaaatgaaaaattctatagTTGCTGCGAAGAACCATATCCTGATATCATATTTAACATAACACTGCGCCGAAAGACGCTATTTTACACAGTGAACCTTATAATACCATGCGTGGGCATCTCATTCCTATCCGTTCTTGTTTTCTACTTACCAAGTGATTCTGGAGAAAAAATCTCACTATGTATTAGCATATTGCTATCGCTCACAGTGTTCTTCCTGTTGTTGGCTGAAATTATTCCACCAACATCACTCACAGTGCCACTTCTTGGAAAATACCTTCTCTTTACAATGATGCTTGTTACACTTTCCGTCGTGGTGACTATTGCCGTGTTAAATGTTAACTTTAG ATCTCCAGTGACACATAGAATGGCACCGTGGGTGCAGCGACTGTTTATTCAACTTTTACCAAAAGTTTTGTGTATTGAGAGACCACCAAAAGAGGATGCACCTGAGGAAAATGCACCACAGGATGTACTCTCTGAAGCTTTCAATATACCCCCAGATATTGATAAGTTTATTGATTATGGGAGTAAACGCTTTAGTGGTGACTTTGGTATACCTG TTTTGCCACCATCGCGTTTCGATGTGGCTGCATCCGGTGGTATGGGACCGTGTTTCGGTGAACCACCACTGCCAGCACTGCCATTGCCAGGTGGAGATGATGATCTCTTCAGCCCTGCCAGCAACGATGACCTAAGCCCAACATGCTGCCCAGATCTAAGTCCAACATTTGAGAAGCCGATAATGCGAGAAATGGAAAAAGCCATGGAGGCATCGAGATTTGTGGCTCAGCATGTGCGAAATAAGgacaaatttgaaaat GTTGAGGAAGACTGGAAATATGTTGCAATGGTTTTGGATAGATTATTTCTTTGGATATTCACGATCACATGTATCGTTGGTACGGGTCTAATACTTTTTCAAGCACCTAGTTTGTATGACACAACACAACCAATTGATATTCTCTACTCGAAAATTGCCAAGAAGAAGATGGAATTACTTAAAATGGGTAGCGATGGTGTATAG